In Electrophorus electricus isolate fEleEle1 chromosome 14, fEleEle1.pri, whole genome shotgun sequence, a single window of DNA contains:
- the dusp3a gene encoding dual specificity protein phosphatase 3, giving the protein MKKHQSPAKVPVEVTVPDNEATVQQLNELLSNGSGFYSLPAQHFNEVFPRIYVGNAFVAQNVMRLQRLGVTHILNTAEGNSFMHVNTNAEFYAGTGITYHGIKANDTEQFNLSAFFEEGADFIDKALAHANGKGKVYVHCREGYSRSPTMVIAYLMLRHKMDVRVATATVRQKREIGPNDGFLRQLCQLNEKLAKEGKLKTK; this is encoded by the exons ATGAAGAAACACCAGAGCCCCGCCAAGGTACCGGTGGAAGTCACCGTGCCAGATAACGAAGCTACTGTGCAACAACTCAACGAGCTATTGTCAAACGGTAGCGGTTTCTACAGTTTACCAGCACAACATTTCAACGAAGTGTTTCCGAGGATTTACGTCGGAAATGC GTTTGTGGCCCAGAACGTGATGCGTCTGCAGCGGCTCGGTGTGACACACATTCTCAACACAGCCGAAGGGAACTCCTTCATGCATGTCAACACCAATGCCGAGTTCTATGCCGGAACCGGGATTACATACCACGGCATAAAGGCCAATGACACTGAACAGTTTAACCTCAGTGCCTTCTTCGAGGAAGGTGCCGACTTCATTGATAAGGCTCTGGCACACGCCAATGGAAAGG GAAAAGTGTACGTTCACTGCCGAGAAGGCTACAGCCGCTCCCCAACTATGGTCATCGCTTACCTCATGCTCCGCCATAAGATGGATGTACGGGTGGCGACGGCCACGGTCAGGCAAAAGAGAGAAATCGGCCCCAACGATGGATTCCTGCGCCAGCTGTGCCAGCTTAATGAGAAGCTGGCCAAGGAGGGCAAGCTGAAGACCAAATGA
- the sost gene encoding sclerostin → MQVSLALMCSSAVLLLLQGCLSAAEGWRALKNDATEIIPEYTVDALQPEEQIQPFTNNTMNQAKNGGRRSTANTPTYEASELSCRELRSTRYITDGSCRSAKAVKELVCSGQCLPTQLMPNSILRSKWWRSSASDYRCVPAHARTQRVQLHCPNGSSRTYKIRVVTSCRCKRYTRHHNQSVAKEASAQKTQRNKKHARSQQARGRGRAPALSSNSY, encoded by the exons ATGCAGGTGTCTTTGGCGCTCATGTGCTCAAGCGCGGTTCTCTTACTGCTCCAGGGATGTCTTAGCGCTGCGGAAGGATGGAGAGCTTTAAAAAACGATGCTACAGAAATTATACCAGAGTATACCGTGGACGCGCTGCAACCCGAGGAGCAAATCCAGCCGTTTACCAATAATACAATGAACCAGGCAAAAAACGGAGGAAGGAGGTCAACAGCTAACACTCCAACATATG aagccTCTGAGCTGAGCTGCCGGGAGCTCCGCTCCACTCGCTACATCACTGACGGCTCCTGCCGCAGCGCTAAGGCTGTGAAAGAGCTGGTGTGCTCAGGCCAGTGCCTGCCCACCCAGCTCATGCCCAACTCCATTCTACGGAGCAAGTGGTGGCGCAGCAGCGCGTCCGACTACCGCTGTGTTCCGGCTCACGCCCGCACCCAGCGCGTGCAGTTGCACTGCCCCAACGGGAGCAGCCGGACCTACAAAATCCGTGTGGTGACTTCCTGCAGGTGCAAGCGCTACACTCGCCACCACAACCAGTCCGTTGCCAAGGAGGCGTCGGCCCAAAAAACGCAGCGCAACAAGAAGCACGCACGTTCCCAGCAGGCACGGGGTCGGGGAAGAGCACCTGCTCTCAGCAGCAACTCATACTGA